Proteins encoded within one genomic window of Mesobacillus subterraneus:
- the rpoC gene encoding DNA-directed RNA polymerase subunit beta' has translation MLDVNNFEYMKIGLASPDKIRSWSFGEVKKPETINYRTLKPEKDGLFCERIFGPTKDWECHCGKYKRVRYKGVVCDRCGVEVTRAKVRRERMGHIELAAPVSHIWYFKGIPSRMGLVLDMSPRALEEVIYFASYVVTETGDTALEKKQLLSEKEYRAYREKYGNKFQAAMGAEAIKKLLSDIDLDKEADMLKEELRTAQGQRRTRAIKRLEVVEAFRGSGNEPSWMILDVLPVIPPELRPMVQLDGGRFATSDLNDLYRRVINRNNRLKRLLDLGAPSIIVQNEKRMLQEAVDALIDNGRRGRPVTGPGNRPLKSLSHMLKGKQGRFRQNLLGKRVDYSGRSVIVVGPNLHMYQCGLPKEMALELFKPFVMKELVQKGLAHNIKSAKRKIERVQPEVWDVLEDVIKEHPVLLNRAPTLHRLGIQAFEPTLVEGRAIRLHPLVCTAYNADFDGDQMAVHVPLSAEAQAEARLLMLAAQNILNPKDGKPVVTPSQDMVLGNYYLTLEREDAVGEGMVFKDANEALIAYQNGYAHLHTRVAVAASSLGNQTFTEEQNGQLLITTVGKLIFNEILPASFPYINEPSKQNLEEETPEKYFVEKGADVKEVIKSMPLVDPFKKKILGNIIAEVFKKFKITETSKMLDRMKGLGFTYSTKAGITVGVADIVVLKEKQEIISEAQTKVDNVLKQFRRGLITEDERYDRVISIWSQAKDNIQAKLMKSLDNSNPIFMMSDSGARGNASNFTQLAGMRGLMANPAGRIIELPIKSSFREGLTVLEYFISTHGARKGLADTALKTADSGYLTRRLVDVAQDVIVREDDCGTDRGLFIKSLKDGTEVIEPLDERLIGRYARKAIKHPETKAVIVPENGLITEDLAVEVTEAGIEEVWIRSAFTCNTRHGVCKKCYGRNLATGQEVEVGEAVGIIAAQSIGEPGTQLTMRTFHTGGVAGDDITQGLPRIQELFEARNPKGQAVISELEGVVVGINEGKDRQQEIVIQGEIESRTYNAPYTARLKVAINDHVARGQELTEGSIDPKELLRVKDVQSVQEYLLKEVQKVYRMQGVEIGDKHVEVMVRQMMRKIRVIDAGETDVLPGTLLEIHQFTDANRKALLDGKMPATGRPVLLGITKASLETDSFLSAASFQETTRVLTDAAIKGKRDELLGLKENVIIGKLVPAGTGMQRYRRAEPIAMEEENAEDAITVE, from the coding sequence TTGCTAGATGTTAATAATTTTGAGTACATGAAAATTGGCCTCGCTTCACCCGACAAGATCCGTTCATGGTCTTTCGGTGAGGTTAAAAAGCCGGAAACAATCAACTATCGTACTTTAAAGCCAGAAAAAGACGGCTTATTCTGTGAGCGTATCTTCGGACCGACGAAGGACTGGGAATGTCATTGCGGAAAGTACAAAAGAGTCCGCTATAAAGGCGTAGTCTGTGACCGATGCGGTGTTGAAGTAACACGTGCGAAAGTCCGTCGTGAAAGAATGGGACACATCGAGCTTGCAGCTCCTGTTTCTCACATTTGGTATTTCAAAGGAATTCCTAGTCGCATGGGATTAGTCCTTGATATGTCTCCGCGCGCGCTTGAAGAGGTTATTTACTTTGCTTCGTATGTAGTAACGGAAACTGGCGACACAGCTCTTGAGAAGAAGCAGTTGTTGTCAGAGAAAGAATACCGTGCTTACCGCGAAAAATACGGAAACAAGTTCCAGGCTGCCATGGGAGCAGAAGCAATTAAAAAACTGCTTTCAGATATCGACCTTGATAAAGAAGCAGATATGCTGAAAGAAGAATTAAGAACAGCACAAGGCCAGCGTCGTACACGTGCGATCAAGCGTCTTGAAGTAGTTGAAGCATTCCGTGGATCTGGCAATGAGCCATCTTGGATGATCCTTGATGTGCTGCCTGTCATCCCGCCGGAGCTTCGCCCGATGGTACAGCTTGACGGTGGACGTTTCGCAACTTCCGACCTGAATGACCTGTATCGCCGTGTAATCAACCGTAACAACCGCCTTAAGCGTCTTCTTGACCTTGGTGCTCCTAGCATCATCGTCCAGAATGAAAAGCGTATGCTGCAGGAAGCTGTTGATGCGTTGATCGATAACGGCCGCCGCGGTCGTCCGGTAACTGGACCAGGTAACCGTCCATTGAAGTCCCTTTCTCATATGCTGAAGGGTAAGCAAGGTCGTTTCCGTCAAAACCTACTTGGTAAGCGTGTTGACTACTCAGGTCGTTCGGTTATCGTTGTAGGTCCTAACCTGCATATGTACCAGTGCGGACTGCCGAAAGAAATGGCTCTTGAGCTATTTAAGCCGTTCGTCATGAAAGAACTTGTACAAAAGGGATTAGCCCATAACATAAAGTCTGCCAAACGCAAAATCGAGCGCGTACAGCCTGAAGTCTGGGATGTGCTTGAAGATGTCATCAAGGAGCACCCAGTATTGCTGAACCGTGCCCCTACTCTTCACAGACTTGGAATCCAGGCATTCGAGCCTACATTAGTCGAGGGACGCGCAATCCGTCTTCACCCGCTTGTATGTACAGCTTACAACGCTGACTTCGATGGTGACCAGATGGCGGTTCACGTTCCACTTTCTGCTGAAGCACAGGCTGAAGCACGCTTATTGATGCTTGCTGCTCAGAACATCCTGAACCCTAAGGATGGCAAGCCGGTTGTTACTCCTTCACAGGATATGGTTTTAGGTAACTATTACCTGACTCTTGAAAGAGAAGATGCTGTTGGCGAAGGCATGGTCTTTAAAGATGCGAATGAAGCATTGATTGCATACCAGAATGGCTATGCACATCTTCATACTCGTGTTGCTGTTGCCGCATCATCACTTGGCAACCAGACATTCACTGAAGAACAAAATGGCCAGCTCTTGATCACGACAGTTGGAAAGCTGATTTTCAATGAAATCCTTCCAGCGTCATTCCCTTACATCAATGAGCCTTCTAAGCAAAACCTTGAGGAGGAAACTCCAGAGAAGTATTTTGTGGAAAAAGGCGCAGATGTAAAGGAAGTCATCAAGTCTATGCCATTGGTGGATCCGTTCAAGAAGAAAATTCTTGGGAACATCATTGCTGAAGTATTCAAGAAGTTCAAAATCACTGAAACATCAAAAATGCTTGACCGTATGAAGGGGCTTGGCTTCACATACTCGACTAAAGCGGGTATTACGGTTGGTGTAGCTGATATCGTGGTTCTTAAAGAGAAGCAGGAAATCATTTCAGAAGCACAAACAAAGGTAGATAATGTTCTTAAGCAGTTCAGACGCGGTTTGATTACCGAGGATGAGCGTTATGATCGCGTTATTTCTATCTGGAGCCAGGCGAAGGATAATATCCAGGCTAAGCTGATGAAATCACTAGATAATTCAAACCCTATCTTCATGATGAGTGACTCCGGTGCCCGTGGTAACGCGTCCAACTTCACGCAGCTTGCTGGTATGCGTGGTCTGATGGCTAACCCGGCTGGACGGATCATCGAGTTGCCAATCAAGTCAAGTTTCCGTGAAGGTCTGACAGTATTGGAATACTTTATCTCCACTCACGGTGCTCGTAAAGGTCTTGCCGATACAGCACTTAAGACTGCTGACTCAGGATACCTGACTCGACGTCTTGTAGACGTAGCGCAGGATGTCATTGTGCGCGAAGACGATTGCGGAACAGATAGAGGCTTATTCATCAAGTCGCTTAAAGATGGTACAGAAGTAATTGAACCACTAGATGAGCGCTTAATTGGCCGTTATGCAAGAAAGGCAATCAAGCATCCTGAAACGAAGGCTGTGATTGTACCTGAAAACGGACTAATCACGGAAGACTTGGCTGTCGAAGTAACGGAAGCTGGAATCGAAGAAGTATGGATTCGCTCCGCTTTCACATGTAATACACGCCACGGCGTATGTAAAAAGTGTTACGGACGCAACCTTGCGACTGGCCAGGAAGTTGAAGTTGGCGAAGCGGTCGGTATCATTGCTGCCCAGTCAATTGGTGAGCCAGGAACACAGCTTACAATGCGTACCTTCCACACAGGCGGTGTTGCAGGAGACGATATCACACAAGGTCTTCCGCGTATCCAGGAATTGTTCGAAGCTCGTAATCCTAAAGGGCAAGCTGTCATCTCTGAATTGGAAGGTGTCGTAGTCGGCATCAACGAAGGAAAAGATCGTCAGCAGGAAATCGTCATTCAAGGTGAAATCGAAAGCCGCACATACAATGCGCCATATACAGCACGCCTAAAGGTTGCTATAAATGACCATGTAGCCCGCGGTCAGGAACTCACTGAAGGATCGATCGATCCTAAGGAACTTTTGAGAGTCAAAGACGTTCAATCCGTGCAGGAATACCTGTTGAAAGAAGTTCAAAAGGTATACCGTATGCAGGGTGTTGAGATCGGCGACAAGCACGTAGAAGTAATGGTGCGCCAGATGATGCGCAAAATCAGGGTAATCGACGCTGGTGAAACCGATGTACTTCCAGGCACATTGCTTGAAATCCATCAGTTCACTGACGCCAACCGCAAAGCACTTCTTGATGGCAAAATGCCGGCAACAGGACGTCCAGTACTGCTTGGTATCACAAAAGCATCACTTGAGACGGATTCATTCTTGTCTGCTGCATCCTTCCAGGAAACAACAAGAGTGCTTACAGATGCTGCGATCAAAGGCAAGCGAGATGAACTTCTCGGCCTGAAAGAAAATGTTATCATCGGTAAACTCGTTCCAGCGGGAACAGGCATGCAGCGCTACAGAAGAGCTGAGCCAATCGCAATGGAAGAAGAAAATGCCGAAGATGCAATCACTGTAGAATAA